The genomic window AGAACCACGGCGCCGATGGCGCCGCGGATCAGGTCGTCCCACATGAACCAGAACCGGTACTGGCCCGGCGTACCGAACAGATACAGCACCAGATCGTCCGCGAGGCTGATCCGGCCGAAGTCCATGGCCACCGTGGTGGTGGACTTCATCGGAATGCCGGTCAGATTATCGATTCCGGTACTGGCATTGGTCACCAATGCCTCGGTACGCAGCGGAACGATCTCCGAGACAGCACCGACCAACGTGGTCTTGCCGACACCGAAGCCGCCAGCGACCACGATCTTCGCCGACGTGGGCTTGCTGGTGCGGGTATCGACCTGCGCCGTCGAATCAAATACGCCGGAGTCCACTGAGAACCCTTTCGATCAGCTCGCGACGTTCATCGTCGCTGGAATCGTCTTTCAAAGTCGCGGAAACGCGCACATGACCGGCCTCGATCAGGTCGGCAACGAGTACCCGTGCCACACCTATCGGAATTCCCAGTCGAGCCGCTACTTCGGCAACGGACGGCGATTCTCTGCACAACTCCACGATTGACGTTTCGATGTTGGTCAGTTCGAACTGCCGCTCCAGGGCGACCGGATGCGATGCGACGAGCGCCTCCAACGCCAACTCGACCGTGGGCCTGGTACGGCCCGCGGTCAACGAGTATGGGCGAACGAGGCTCGGCTCGGCGCTCCCCACGCGGTGATCTTCTATGTCCATCCCACCATCAGGAACCCATCGTGACGCGTGGCGTGGCCTGCACAGTCTGGCCAACACGCTCGACCAACAGAGCCATCTCGTATCCGACCTGTCCGATGTCGCAGGACGTGTTGGTCAGTACCGCGAGATAGGAGCCGTCGCCCACCGCCATCAGCAGTAGGTATCCGTGCTCCATCTCGACGACCGACTGCAGCACCGTACCGCCCTCGAACAGGTTCGAGACGCCGACGGAGAGGCTGGCAAGGCCGGCGGTGACCGCCGAGAGCTGTTCAGCGCGGTCGACGGGCAGCTGGGCACTCGCGGCCATGAGTAGGCCGTCAGCCGAGACCAGGACGGCATGAGCTACGCCAGGAACCTCGTTGGCGAAGTTCGAAACCAGCCAATCCAGCTGACGGTTCGTACCACCTAGATCGGGGTTCATCGGTCTCCTTTGTCTCCGGTTAGGTTCATTTCTCTCATCGCACGGCCATCCCGGACGCCCTGCTGGTGACGGCTCAAGCTGGACCTGATCGATTCCGGATCTCGGCGCGGCGCCCGATCCGCGGAGCCGCTGACGGCGCCGGGGACCAGCCTCCCGCCCGGATTGCGTTGAGGCAAGCCCGCGGCGGTTTTTGTTTCGGCTTGCGCCTCGCTGGCCCGGCGTGCGGCCTGCCAACCCTCGTCGCCCGGCGACTCGAAGGAGGCCGCGACCTGGGACCGATCCGGGTTCGGATCGGCCAGCCATGCCGACATCATCTCGGCGAAGATCGGGCTGTCCATCGGCGACCCGGACTCGACCGCGGGCTGCAGGCGGGTCTGGAAGAACGAGGCCGTCTTCGACGGGTTGGATTTGTAGCTGTGCTTGCCGGGGTCGCGGCCGCCCGTAGGCGTGCTCGACTCGGCTTCCTTCTTGTCCGAGCCGGTCGCGGCTGGCTGCACGGTCCGTTCCCGTTGCGGCAGGCCGACTCCCGGCGGTACCTCGCGCTGCGGCATCACCGTCGCGCCGGGATCGCGCTGCGGCAGACCGCCGGGCGACGGCGCGGCCGACGGACGCTGCGGCAGACCGCTCGGCGCCTCGCGCTGCGGCAGGCCGGTCGACGCGGCAGGCCGCTGCGGCAGGCCACCGGGCGCCTGCTCCCGGCGCGGAGCGCCGCTGGCGCCCGGTTCGCGCAAGGGCAGTCCGTTGCCGGTCTGCGGACGCTGGGATAGGCGATTCGCGGCGGGATCGCGCTGCGGCAGACCACCGGAGGCGAAATCGCGCTGCGGCAGACCACCGGACTCACGCTGCGGCAAACCACCCGACGCGGACTCACGCTGCGGCAGACCACCGGCAGCCGAATCACGCTGCGGCAAACCACCCGACGCGGACTCACGCTGCGGCAGACCACCGGCAGCCGAATCACGCTGCGGCAAACCACCCGACGCGGACTCACGCTGCGATAGACCGGCGAACGGATCGCGCTGCGGCCGACCAGTGGCCGAATCGCGTGCGGGCGCACCGTTCGCACCGGGCTCCCGCTGCGGCAGGCCGCTCGGCGCCGCGTCGCGCTGCGACAGACCGTTCGCGGCGCCCTCGCGCTGCGGCAGGCCCGAAGACTGACGCGGCGGCATCCCGTTGGCGCCGGGCTGGCGCTGCGGCAGACCGCCCGCGGCCTGATCGCGCTGCGGCAGACCACCCGATGCCGACTCACGCTGCGGCAGACCACCGGAAGCGGCATCCCGCCCCGGCGGCTTGAGGGCAGCGGAATCACGCGGCGCCAGGCTCGAAGCGGCATCCCGTGCGGGCGCGCCGTTCGTGCCGGGCTGGCGCTGCGGCAGACCCGTCGCGCTCGGCTTCGGCACACCGTTGGTGCCCGGCTGACGCTGCGGGAGATCGCCCGAGTTCGACGGCTCACGCTGCGGCAGCGACCCGCTGCCGGTGTTCGCACCGGTGCCGGTCGGCGGGGTGGGCGGCCGCTGCGGGCCGCCCGGGCCTAGGTTGCGCTTGGGCAGGCTCGCCGCGGCTAGCTTGCCGCGCTGCGGACCGCTCGGCGGCGTC from Nocardia bhagyanarayanae includes these protein-coding regions:
- a CDS encoding GTP-binding protein; its protein translation is MDSGVFDSTAQVDTRTSKPTSAKIVVAGGFGVGKTTLVGAVSEIVPLRTEALVTNASTGIDNLTGIPMKSTTTVAMDFGRISLADDLVLYLFGTPGQYRFWFMWDDLIRGAIGAVVLVDTRRLEDSFAAVDYFEARNLPFLVALNEFDDAPRYPIEDIRQALAVPADVPILSIDARRREPAKQALVSLTEYALRKVMQGY
- a CDS encoding DUF742 domain-containing protein, which codes for MDIEDHRVGSAEPSLVRPYSLTAGRTRPTVELALEALVASHPVALERQFELTNIETSIVELCRESPSVAEVAARLGIPIGVARVLVADLIEAGHVRVSATLKDDSSDDERRELIERVLSGLRRI
- a CDS encoding roadblock/LC7 domain-containing protein yields the protein MNPDLGGTNRQLDWLVSNFANEVPGVAHAVLVSADGLLMAASAQLPVDRAEQLSAVTAGLASLSVGVSNLFEGGTVLQSVVEMEHGYLLLMAVGDGSYLAVLTNTSCDIGQVGYEMALLVERVGQTVQATPRVTMGS